The DNA region tttattataaaagacttaataaagttaaaaaaattagatcttttatttttttattataaatagtaaaatagtaaCACTAGCATAATACACAAAACCCACCTGAAAAGTTTCGGGAAGTCAATAATCAACGAGTTCGTTACTACCTCAGCTTCATCTCCCGCCAAATTCAAACTCCCCCAATTCCAACTCAGTTCGTCGCAAAAAATCGATTTCCCTCCTACAAAATTGCAGAAATCTCGATCAAATAGCTGCAATCCACACAAGCATCATAAAGAATGGCCAAGAGCATGACCATTTCGTCGTGTTCGAGCTTCTCCGAACTTGTTCCAGATTCGACGCCATTGATTACGCAGTCGAGGTTTTCCGTCGAACAAGGCAGCCGAATGTCTACGTTTACACCGCCATAATTGATGCTCTCGTCGCATGTGGGTCGTCCTACCACGCAATAAGCTCGTATGTCCACATGATTGAGAATTCCGTATATCCAGACAATTTTGTCGTTAATTCTGTGTTGAAGGCTTGTGCGCTAGAACTCAATTTACGGGTGGGTAAGCAGATACATTGCCATGGTTTAAAACTCGGACTGTGCTCGAATCGTCAGGTTAAACTGAAGCTGATGGAGTTATACGGAATATGCGCAGAATTTGATGATATGCAGAAGGTGTTCGATGAAATGCCTCAAAGAGATGTTGTTGCTATGACAGTTATGATTTCCTCTTACTCCAAACATGGATTGGTTGAAAGGGCTCTTGCCGTTTTCGATTTGTTGAAGGTCCGGGATACAGTTTGCTGGACAGCAATGATTGATGGACTTGTAAGAAACGGAGAAATGAGCAAGTCATTGGAGTGTTTTAGGCGGATGCAGAGGGAAGGCGTTAGAGCTAATGAAGTCACAGCTGTCTGCATGCTATCCGCCTGCGCATATTTGGGAGCATTGGAGCTCGGAAAATGGGTTCATTCATACATTGAAAAGTATGCTATCAAGGTCAATCATTTTGTTGCTTCGGCATCGAGGTGTGGGAGCATCGAGGAGGCGGAGAGAGTGTTTGAGGAAGCGAAAGAGAAAGATGTGAGCACTTACAATTCCATGATTTCCGGCTTAGCGTTGAATGGGAAAACCATGGAAGCAGTTGCATTGTTTGGAAGAATGGTGAACCAAGGAATTAGGCCAACAAGCATTAGTTTAGTTGGTGTACTTAACGCTTGCAGTCATGGTGGTTTCGTGGATCTTGGGTTTAACTTCTTCAGAAGCATGCAAAATGTCTACGGATTTGAGCCAAGAGTCGAGCACTATGGATGCATAGTTGACCTATTAGGCCGGGCAGGAAAAGTGCACGAGGCTTATGAGTTTATTCAAGAAATGGGATGTGCACCGGATCATATAATCTTGAGTGCGTGCAAAGCTCATAAGGCATTTGAGTTGGGGGAAAAGGACGCAAAAGCTCTTCTAGATGATGATGGTGTGCAAAGATCTTGTGACCCTGGGACGTACATTTTGGTCTCTAACTTCTACTCGTCTTGAGGGAAATGGGACGAGACTCTGATGGTTCGTgaggagttgaagaagaagggcaTTGAGAAGGAGCCTGGGAGCAGCTCAATTGAAGTGGATGGCGAGATCCACTAGTTCCTCCTAGGCGACATAACTCATCCGCGAAAGGAAGAGATTTATGCAAAACTCAAAGAGATGGATGAGAGAGTGATCGGAGAGGGCTATGATCCACAAGTGGAAGATGTGTTGCAAAACATGGGAGATCAAGAGAAGGAACTTGCTTTGGCCATACATAGCGAGAGGCTTGCTATATGCTACGGGCTTATATCGACTAACGAGGGCTGCAGTTTGAGAGTGGTGAAGAATTTGAGAGTTTGCGATGATTGCCACACGATGATCAAGCTCATCTCGAAGGTGAGTGGCCGGAAGATTGTGATGAGGGATCGGAATAAGTTTCATCACTTCGAAAACGGGAGGTGTTCTTGTGGAGATTTTTGGTAGAGGAAGGTTGATTCTTGAAGTTGTGGATTTGTATTAGAGCTTTGGTTGAATACCAATCTCTATCTCTCCTTCCACTTTATTAATATGATTGGTTATTGATGAtttcttatgtcttttcaatAATTGCACTTTCTCATGTCATTTTTCTGCAACAATGTGATTAAGTGGCAAGATAAAGCAAAGCCCATATGATTTAGTCTTACATTGCATGCTCTTTTATCTGAGCTAGGCATTTCATCTATCCTACAAAAAACTAGGTTAACATAAACACAAATATAGACAAAGGAATCACAGTAGTATTTTTTAGCATAAAAAATTACTGTACTAGAAAAAAGATGCACCTATAACTCTATAAGATAGctataaaaatatgaatgcTCCTAATGTTGagtttcaaaaaatttaaattgcaTGCTCGAACATAACAAATTGCACGTTTATATTAGTTAATTTAGGTACTGTTAGGTAAGCAAGAATATATGTATTGTGTTTAGTTtatgagattaaatctcataacTTAATCCTACAATAACATGATAGTACAACTCATTATTGGTAGTTGACTTAAAAACCTAACTAAAAACTCTTTATTTATGTCATGGATAAGAGTTTAACCTAAAACTTAgtagtattaataaaaattgatcAAAACCATATCTTGGTAACAACGAAAAAATCAGAAACACAGTTTTAAGTTTCCCAAAGTGAGGAGGAACATTAAAAAGTTATGCAATAAGTATAGTGAATAATGCACTACTTATTTCACGTGTCATAATATTATTAACCTTTAATTggaatttaaaattgaaattaaaaaaatgacgAGGCTCAAAATACTCTAGTCACGAGATATCCACTCGCACAAACCAAATTGGACCCGCAGATCCTTCCCCAATAGCCGCATCTCCAGCGACACGTGTCCTTGACTTGGTAGACCAtcagtatctctctctctacacgCAAATCACAGTACTCCCTACGTTTCAACAATATAGTATTCCCTCcgttataaaagaaaagaagatacttattttttggataatatataattttattttatgtattaagtgaagagaataaaataaaaaaataaaaatttattttaataataaattattttagatgggatagattaaaaaaaagtgagttATCTTTTACAAACTAGCTACTAATAAAGTAAAATTAGTAAACATAGGGTGAATCAAAATCCATAACGCCGAAAGCACACGTGAATTGGGACACGTATGAAAagcttttcatttttataattcaTAAACCGCACCCACTTTTCCAAATTAGAAGAATAAATTATGCACCTAAACAAGTGGAGTATTGTCAATCCTCAATAATTGGAAAAGTAAAAACCACAGCAGTAACCTGTCAAAAAAAAGCAGTTGAATACAGAAACTACCAATAATTAGAAGTAATATTATAGCATAAGGTTTTGATTAGTTGTTGAAAGCTTCGAGTGACAGTACTGAGTGAAGTAGGAACCAAGATAGAAGAGTTAAAGAGCTGCCTAACTCGGTAGATGGCTCAGATCAGCTAAGCAGCCACGCCGCCGCCGCACTTGTTAGCAGGAGAGCAGATTAGCCAAACGTTGCCGTATGGGTCCTTCACCTTGCCCGCGCGTCCACCGCAGCACGCGCCTTCACCTTCCACCACTTCGTCGTCGGAAACGGCGCCGGCGCCAACCGCCTGCGCGATGGCAGCTTCAACTGCTTCGGTCTCCAGGCAGAAAACACCGCTCACAGCAGATTTCACTCTGACCAAATTTTAATACATCTTCAGCTTAATTAGTATTTGCCAtagtttatttatataaaaaaatgcaaaagtaTCAAATAAATTTGTGAATCCGGCGTTCAAAAAACAGATATTATGAAACAGATAAAAGGTGGAGTACGTAGTAGAACACAAATATCATACGCTGAAAAAAAAGGTAACTATTCGAGTATCAACTAGAATACATAAGCAGAGAGAAACGCGAGAAATCACGAAAATCTATCACATAATCAACGAGTCAAGGGAGAAAACGAAGAACGAAACAGAGTAACATTCATCACACCAACAGATCTACGCAAAAACAGGAGGAAACAAGTGATCAAAAATACGCACGGAGAGTCGTCGGAGAGGTCTGAAACAACGAAAATAGAGGATCCAATCTTCAGCTCAGCAGAGCGAATGAGAGGCAGCTCCTGCTCCGCCTTCCTCTTCGGATCGTTCACTCGGCTCAACTCCTCAGCTCCAAACGCCGCCTTGTAGAACTGCACGGCTTCGTTCGCCTTCGGACCCTCCACCACCAGCCACGACTTCACCGCCGTGAACACCACCGGAGATGAAACTGCATGTGTCTCTTGCGCCATTCTGAAAGTGTTAAAACcctaagagagagaaaatgtgaatttttcgTGTGTGGAGGGAGCacgtagagagagaaagagagccTGAATATGAATGTACGTTTAAGTGTGTGGGGTAAAAAGGGATCATTCCggtattaaataattgtatattTCAGAATTGGcccccaaattttgttttatttgcaaAATCACCCACTGTAACTCTCGTGTCACTGCTTTAGCCAAtgattttacattaaaaatttctactcaatatttttattttagagaATGAAATTTCTACTATTCGAGAGCACTCTTTATCTGTAGTGACAGAATAATTTTGTAGGCTTTTTAGagatttagaaataaaaaaaaggactaaatacaaatattacaaactgaattttttttattggatgAAAAAAA from Salvia splendens isolate huo1 chromosome 9, SspV2, whole genome shotgun sequence includes:
- the LOC121747833 gene encoding uncharacterized protein At5g48480-like, producing the protein MAQETHAVSSPVVFTAVKSWLVVEGPKANEAVQFYKAAFGAEELSRVNDPKRKAEQELPLIRSAELKIGSSIFVVSDLSDDSPVKSAVSGVFCLETEAVEAAIAQAVGAGAVSDDEVVEGEGACCGGRAGKVKDPYGNVWLICSPANKCGGGVAA